A region of Pyxidicoccus parkwaysis DNA encodes the following proteins:
- a CDS encoding hybrid sensor histidine kinase/response regulator: MTTRHLMVLAALAVLLAGTARAQESDVPLSGALHRIWGLDDGLPQSSALALAQAPDGHLFVGTQEGLARFDGRTWTVLDQAAGMPCEEVMSLAMLPDGTLWVGTGGCGLVRLSKGTITHLPTRPGSGGDRVSALERTKDGTLWVGTDHGLARLEPDLPLTYVPELGTEDISSLAPSSSGVWVGTRTAGLWHVRGTTAERVTPPGPLDHVTALTVDADGVLWVGTQTQGLWRRSANGALEAAPSEVPTRITALRVARHGGIWVGTETAGFGRLKRGKYTPAQGIAPNAGVVAFLEDTEGSLWVGTFSSSLHQLRRGELDVVGKPEGLADDFIWSVYADHEGAVWIGSGGALHRWKDGNLTRYGPADGVPAGRIYDMAQDREGALWLGTNLGAARYHEGRFELLTTKDGLPSDSVQSIYHDREGTLWFGTRFGLVRRVDGQLRIFTTKDGLSKDLITNMVEAPGGGWWLASGGGLDFLDEKLTVRKDGPEAALAGRDVSGLVLDANDPSTLWAATDDGLARVTRDGVKVVRGRDGLLINNLLSVVDDHRGHLWMGSNRGLYRVAKSELRDFFDGRASRVHAVTYGRSEGMRSIECNSYSNASAVRTVSGELWFPSVAGAVRVPASAEPRPRIPPPLNVTQVMSRGQVVDLEKGLPPGVSDVELHWAALTFVAPEKVRYRYWLEGVDPGWVEAGDRRVAYYTNLPPGEYRFRVQAEAADRRWGPVETGVLLHRPARFFEAPGFLVTLALALVGGGLGTYRWRVGRLRARAKELSERVEERTKELATANAELKTALDQSAEGERNLRLLIDRLPIALTVYQEERAVYANRASLDLLGYERLEELAGRSVFDHLPVEEHPQWRERMQAVRQGAVLPERLARVIRRDGSMALAEVCGVVLRFGGHPAVVSVARDVTEARRMEERVRLSDRMSGVGTLAAGVAHEINNPLSYVIGNQQFVLERLEPLLEETQGDTVSMPMSTLQGLAEALRDASEGAGRVRHIVRDLKTFSRGDEESTRPLDVRLVLESALSICFNEVRHRARVRRELGNVPLVVANEARLGQVFLNLLVNAAQAIPDGQVERNEIVLSTFTDAEGRAVVEVSDTGSGIAPEHLARIFDPFFTTKPVGVGTGLGLSICHGIVSVLGGDIQVESQVGKGTRFRVVLPAAPPDARVETPRTRAQERNAQVKKKARLLVVDDEPLVARGVARLLSNEFSAESTSSAREALERLARGERFDLMLCDVMMPEMNGEAFFQRLSEVAPDQRERVVFITGGAFTPESRAFLESLPPGRCLLKPLAADVLRALVREQLARA; the protein is encoded by the coding sequence GTGACGACGCGTCACCTCATGGTGCTCGCCGCGCTCGCGGTGCTCCTGGCGGGCACGGCGCGCGCGCAGGAGTCGGACGTCCCCCTCTCCGGCGCGCTGCACCGCATCTGGGGCCTGGATGACGGGCTCCCGCAGAGCTCCGCGCTCGCGCTGGCCCAGGCGCCCGACGGCCACCTCTTCGTCGGCACGCAGGAGGGCCTCGCCCGCTTCGACGGACGCACCTGGACGGTGCTGGACCAGGCCGCCGGAATGCCGTGCGAGGAGGTCATGTCCCTGGCCATGCTGCCGGACGGGACGCTGTGGGTGGGCACCGGCGGCTGCGGGCTGGTGCGCCTCTCCAAAGGGACCATCACCCACCTGCCCACCCGCCCGGGCTCGGGGGGAGATCGCGTCTCCGCCCTGGAGCGCACGAAGGACGGGACGCTGTGGGTGGGCACGGACCATGGCCTCGCGCGGCTGGAGCCGGACCTCCCGCTCACCTACGTGCCGGAGCTGGGAACCGAGGACATCAGCTCGCTGGCGCCCTCGAGCTCCGGCGTCTGGGTGGGCACCCGCACCGCCGGCCTGTGGCACGTGCGAGGGACGACCGCCGAGCGCGTCACCCCGCCCGGCCCGCTGGACCATGTGACGGCGCTCACCGTGGACGCGGACGGCGTGCTGTGGGTGGGCACCCAGACGCAGGGCCTGTGGCGCCGCTCCGCCAACGGTGCGCTGGAGGCCGCCCCGTCCGAGGTGCCCACCCGCATCACCGCCCTGCGCGTGGCGCGCCACGGCGGCATCTGGGTGGGCACGGAGACGGCGGGCTTCGGGCGCCTGAAGCGCGGGAAGTACACGCCGGCGCAGGGCATCGCCCCCAACGCGGGCGTGGTGGCCTTCCTCGAGGACACCGAAGGCAGCCTCTGGGTGGGCACCTTCTCCAGCAGCCTCCACCAGCTCCGCCGCGGGGAGCTGGATGTCGTGGGCAAGCCCGAGGGGCTCGCCGACGACTTCATCTGGAGCGTGTACGCGGACCACGAGGGCGCGGTGTGGATTGGCAGCGGCGGCGCGCTGCACCGGTGGAAGGACGGCAACCTCACCCGCTACGGTCCGGCGGACGGGGTGCCGGCGGGGCGCATCTACGACATGGCCCAGGACCGCGAGGGCGCGCTGTGGCTCGGCACCAACCTGGGCGCGGCCCGCTACCACGAGGGCCGCTTCGAGCTGCTCACCACGAAGGACGGCCTGCCCAGCGACAGTGTCCAGTCCATCTACCATGACCGCGAGGGCACGCTGTGGTTCGGCACGCGCTTCGGGCTGGTCCGGCGCGTCGACGGACAGTTGCGCATCTTCACCACCAAGGACGGCCTGTCCAAGGACCTCATCACCAACATGGTCGAGGCGCCCGGGGGCGGGTGGTGGCTGGCCTCGGGCGGAGGGCTGGACTTCCTCGACGAGAAGCTCACCGTGCGCAAGGACGGCCCGGAAGCGGCGCTGGCGGGGCGGGACGTGAGCGGCCTGGTGCTGGACGCCAATGACCCGTCCACGCTGTGGGCGGCCACGGATGACGGACTGGCGCGCGTGACTCGCGACGGCGTGAAGGTGGTGCGCGGACGGGACGGGCTGCTCATCAACAACCTGCTGTCCGTGGTGGATGACCACCGCGGCCACCTGTGGATGGGCAGCAACCGCGGCCTCTACCGCGTGGCGAAGAGCGAGCTGCGGGACTTCTTCGACGGCCGCGCCTCGCGCGTCCATGCGGTGACGTATGGGCGCTCGGAGGGGATGCGCAGCATCGAGTGCAACAGCTACTCGAATGCCTCCGCCGTGCGCACCGTCAGCGGAGAGCTCTGGTTCCCCTCGGTGGCCGGCGCGGTGCGCGTGCCCGCCTCCGCCGAGCCCCGGCCGCGCATCCCCCCGCCGCTGAACGTCACCCAGGTGATGTCGCGCGGACAGGTGGTGGATTTGGAGAAGGGCCTGCCGCCCGGCGTGTCCGACGTGGAGCTGCACTGGGCGGCGCTCACCTTCGTTGCGCCGGAGAAGGTGCGCTACCGCTACTGGCTGGAGGGCGTGGACCCGGGCTGGGTGGAGGCCGGAGACAGGCGCGTGGCGTACTACACGAACCTGCCGCCGGGGGAGTACCGCTTCCGCGTGCAGGCGGAGGCCGCGGACCGGCGCTGGGGGCCGGTGGAGACGGGCGTGCTGCTGCACCGTCCCGCGCGCTTCTTCGAGGCGCCGGGCTTCCTCGTCACGCTGGCGCTGGCGCTGGTGGGCGGAGGCCTGGGCACCTACCGCTGGCGCGTGGGCCGGCTGCGCGCGCGGGCGAAGGAACTCAGCGAGCGCGTGGAGGAGCGCACGAAGGAGCTGGCCACCGCCAACGCGGAGCTGAAGACGGCGCTGGACCAGTCCGCCGAGGGCGAGCGCAACCTGCGGTTGCTCATCGACCGGCTGCCGATTGCCCTCACCGTGTACCAGGAGGAGCGCGCGGTGTACGCCAACCGCGCGTCGCTGGACCTGCTGGGCTACGAGCGCCTGGAAGAGTTGGCCGGCCGCTCCGTCTTCGACCACCTGCCCGTGGAGGAGCATCCCCAGTGGCGTGAGCGGATGCAGGCGGTGCGTCAGGGCGCGGTGCTGCCGGAGCGGCTCGCGCGGGTGATACGGCGGGACGGCTCGATGGCGCTCGCGGAGGTGTGCGGGGTGGTGCTGCGCTTTGGCGGCCACCCGGCGGTGGTCTCCGTGGCGCGCGACGTGACGGAGGCCCGGCGCATGGAGGAGCGCGTGCGCCTGTCGGACCGGATGTCCGGCGTGGGCACGCTGGCGGCCGGTGTGGCGCACGAAATCAACAACCCGCTGTCCTACGTCATCGGCAACCAGCAGTTCGTGCTGGAGCGGCTGGAGCCGCTGCTGGAGGAGACGCAGGGCGACACCGTGTCGATGCCGATGTCGACGCTGCAGGGGCTGGCGGAGGCGCTGCGCGACGCGAGCGAGGGCGCGGGCCGGGTGCGCCACATCGTGCGTGACTTGAAGACGTTCAGCCGGGGCGATGAGGAGTCCACGCGCCCGCTGGACGTGCGGCTGGTGCTGGAGAGTGCGCTGTCCATCTGCTTCAACGAGGTGCGCCATCGGGCGCGCGTGCGGCGCGAGCTGGGCAACGTGCCGCTGGTGGTGGCGAACGAGGCGCGGCTGGGACAGGTGTTCCTCAACCTGCTGGTGAATGCCGCGCAGGCGATTCCGGACGGGCAGGTGGAGCGCAACGAGATTGTCCTCTCCACCTTCACGGACGCGGAGGGGCGCGCCGTCGTCGAAGTCTCTGACACGGGCAGCGGGATTGCGCCGGAGCACCTGGCGCGCATCTTCGACCCGTTCTTCACCACGAAGCCGGTGGGCGTGGGCACGGGGCTGGGGCTGTCCATCTGCCACGGCATCGTCAGCGTGCTCGGGGGCGACATCCAGGTGGAGAGCCAGGTGGGGAAGGGCACGCGCTTCCGCGTGGTGCTCCCGGCCGCGCCGCCGGATGCAAGGGTGGAGACGCCCCGGACGCGAGCGCAGGAGCGGAACGCGCAGGTGAAGAAGAAGGCGCGGCTGCTGGTGGTGGACGACGAGCCGCTGGTGGCGCGCGGCGTGGCCCGGCTGCTGTCCAACGAGTTCTCCGCGGAGAGCACGTCCAGCGCCCGCGAGGCCCTGGAGCGCCTGGCGCGGGGCGAGCGGTTCGACCTGATGCTCTGCGACGTGATGATGCCGGAGATGAACGGCGAGGCCTTCTTCCAGCGGCTCTCCGAGGTGGCGCCGGACCAGCGTGAGCGCGTGGTGTTCATCACCGGCGGCGCCTTCACGCCGGAGTCCCGCGCGTTCCTGGAGAGCCTGCCTCCGGGGCGGTGCCTGCTGAAGCCGCTGGCCGCGGACGTGCTGCGGGCGCTGGTGCGGGAGCAGCTCGCGCGGGCGTGA
- a CDS encoding HEAT repeat domain-containing protein → MSVLAIGNIEKVRALAANARLLLLGGARASSASRVTACEPGTSKVLWSTELPSAVLALALSGERWAAAGSDGTLHFGTLSDGKAPFSLSGAHPGGATALASSADGKLLFSAGADGTVRAWDWESTRKVHEWKASPQPLRAVAVDPSGTYVACGGDDGVVRSFTVATGARRDMPGHEGAVRALAFTPRDGRLVSGGDDGKLRIWYLVGAVEFEVRGDKDSGHAGSVLALLFPPTPTAEPGGEEPSDRIWSAGSDGKVKAWRLDERRKPRTLDLGSKPVNALAFMAAQGRQAKATQGGVFAAGEDRRVHRFGVAVDGKPAEDHVTYQHGFDVLTESLKAGRPKREAAVREATSLEEPEALDFVLQVLTSDKDAEVRRLAAQELAAKGRTAARPKLRERLNDDHPMVRRAALEALEKLETESPLGAPRAALDSRFADIRVAGLERLAKLGGTSPLVPGLIAGKLADGEAPVGLAALDALVEVTPGGSTEPLRTAFERGPAHLKVEVLIRAAGAGLLGHAQLQPLAARALDDADSDVRRVAFTVRVLERRALAHALETRDEDFARATRDVARRLAQRARKVQGVAANAPLTDAEVQAARDALPAQGAVGGALVEADLEPLLAAMACRTADTAVRGARGLAQLGDARALGALLQLSRESESAIRRQAATSLQALQDPRARERLVWMLDDSDADVRAAALDAVVTLDSDAPLSSAEAALRSGHEDVRVRGLDRLVKLGAATTGAEPLLGDALEDESAKVRGEAFRTLWAWNEQEPQKALDRALSGRFPDLRNRAVEVLSQRGTEGWAQERLRKSVEDRDAGVATAAYEAWVKQAGKEKPEPHLAALASTHASLRIAGAKGSVHAPAEALRSPLLKLVQDENVEVAVAALEALDKLVPNENGPLLAGIAAAPLHVRVRAAELLAPRGAEDIIEPMRLLITDKDLERLYPPAFLNPLRIRASRALASLGSRRLLNFFATVLLPHELGDIQEQGARGLATASRRGDEGYLLDALGHANVAVRSWAADGLSRLGDARALPVLTGNLRHDHLPIRLGAILSFAALGSDGDGGLLHGLEDRAREVQEMVFAIVLARDLRANRRGEPPDLLTSALSSGRPEVRYAAARALELRTEADASRAHLVEALLPPRPEKAGDMKEWPAEEDRARRMVGLAEALSSDQPEQRYAAAQVLLLRNKPLDYFREAQKVARPRTLEAPWKPETAPGASAVQTAPAKSWLRRLFSAVKPGTPGATPEAATSAERQHLRRLAFGAYVGLLRQVSAGDDEGHRVRRDAVDRVVKLTQEGYAGTPAAVAALLRALEDPHQLVRKAALAGLKELFPAGSDEPLALALASLAPDVARAALDELSERGDVAKPRIAAALNSPLADVRRYAFELLEKLSPPGSLEPLLAALGSEHADLRVGVIERLAGANDSRVTEALGRAMASEHEDLRLRASELLAWRGDDRAVEVLAAFLRSENAAAAKRSVEALARLATPAAVSALAARLQSAPEANERQRLVVALGNTRHADALDVLARRCLEDESAAVRAACISAAMHVAGTDVKKRDAALAVRFLKQAVKSQDAAVRQAAVKELEHGAEAGQSEVLVGLFADRDVNVRAEAVARYAKRVIEHGANVEPLEEVLRGGARELMLPAAEGVAHQGRASALRPLLLYARAGEDGQRERALLALGTLGDARALSELETVATGGTPEAPTEPSMVVAAIEGLGRLAAKLPDGEDRRRVEEKVEAAAVEGTSLELQQAGIRGLRAIGGERARVKLESLLGDPATHLYARTTAAQELAKLKDPEAETALALALDANEQDVRREARKALDALFPKERTRVEFHAVASRHVDISEPAAAYLSDEGDPALLVPRLATLSNVALRLRLRRGLARRGALPVPETVALLGNDKPEAREEAASLVGTWTGEAREPGKVDVPALARALVTAERRTAADWAAAPAPKRNALSAAWERLLWASSRLGAAALFDSARTILQGGEAGAPALVRQEAARALGRLGTAGGSMSPTPVLSDKERGAAAEVLRAALSDPDARVRAAAADALAKLAPERATPWALEVKPFDPVALGPTGVKPAQDVLTTSEGRRLAVPALLGAKSVAPLMALAKTAKADVKQDAWAALGRAGGDDAAKLLHDAAFDNSQSVELRKAAWRAHKRARRAAERARKEGTPS, encoded by the coding sequence ATGTCCGTCCTCGCCATCGGCAACATCGAGAAGGTCCGTGCGCTCGCGGCCAACGCCCGGCTGCTGCTCCTGGGCGGCGCCCGCGCCTCCTCCGCAAGCCGCGTCACCGCCTGTGAGCCGGGTACTTCCAAGGTGCTGTGGAGCACCGAATTGCCCTCCGCGGTGCTCGCCCTCGCCCTCTCCGGCGAGCGTTGGGCCGCCGCCGGCTCCGACGGCACCCTGCACTTCGGCACCCTCTCCGACGGGAAGGCCCCATTCTCGCTGAGCGGCGCCCACCCCGGCGGCGCCACCGCGCTCGCGTCCAGCGCGGACGGCAAGCTGCTCTTCAGCGCCGGCGCCGACGGCACGGTGCGCGCCTGGGACTGGGAGTCCACGCGCAAGGTGCACGAGTGGAAGGCCTCGCCCCAGCCGCTGCGCGCCGTGGCGGTAGACCCGTCCGGCACGTACGTGGCGTGCGGCGGCGACGACGGCGTGGTGCGCTCCTTCACCGTGGCCACCGGCGCCCGGCGCGACATGCCCGGCCACGAGGGCGCGGTGCGTGCGCTCGCCTTCACGCCGCGTGACGGGCGGCTCGTCTCGGGTGGAGACGATGGGAAGCTGCGCATCTGGTACCTCGTCGGCGCGGTGGAGTTCGAGGTGCGCGGCGACAAGGACTCCGGCCATGCCGGCTCCGTGCTCGCGCTCCTCTTCCCGCCCACGCCCACTGCCGAGCCCGGCGGCGAGGAGCCCTCGGACCGCATCTGGTCCGCTGGCAGCGACGGCAAGGTGAAGGCGTGGCGCCTGGACGAGCGCCGCAAGCCGCGCACTTTGGATTTGGGCAGCAAGCCCGTGAATGCGCTGGCCTTCATGGCCGCGCAGGGGCGGCAGGCGAAGGCGACGCAGGGAGGCGTGTTCGCGGCCGGCGAGGACCGCCGCGTGCACCGCTTCGGCGTCGCCGTGGACGGTAAGCCCGCGGAAGACCATGTGACGTACCAGCACGGCTTCGACGTGCTGACGGAGTCCCTCAAGGCCGGTCGCCCCAAGCGCGAGGCCGCGGTGCGCGAGGCCACCTCGCTGGAGGAGCCCGAGGCGCTGGACTTCGTGCTCCAGGTCCTCACGTCCGACAAGGACGCCGAGGTGCGCCGGCTGGCCGCGCAGGAGCTGGCCGCGAAGGGCCGCACCGCCGCGCGCCCGAAGCTGCGCGAGCGCCTGAATGACGACCACCCCATGGTGCGCCGCGCGGCGCTGGAGGCGCTCGAGAAGCTGGAGACCGAGTCGCCCCTGGGCGCGCCGCGTGCCGCGCTGGACTCGCGCTTCGCGGACATCCGCGTCGCGGGTCTGGAGCGGCTGGCGAAGCTGGGTGGCACGTCGCCGCTGGTGCCGGGCCTCATCGCCGGGAAGCTCGCGGACGGCGAGGCCCCGGTGGGGCTGGCCGCGCTGGACGCCCTCGTCGAGGTGACGCCGGGCGGCAGCACCGAGCCCCTGCGCACCGCCTTCGAGCGTGGCCCCGCGCACCTCAAGGTGGAGGTGCTCATCCGCGCCGCCGGAGCGGGACTCCTGGGCCATGCGCAGCTCCAGCCGCTGGCCGCTCGCGCGCTGGATGACGCGGACTCGGACGTGCGCCGCGTGGCCTTCACGGTGCGCGTGCTGGAGCGCCGGGCCCTGGCCCATGCGCTGGAGACTCGCGACGAGGACTTCGCCCGCGCGACGCGCGACGTGGCCCGCCGGCTGGCCCAGCGCGCTCGCAAGGTCCAGGGTGTCGCGGCCAACGCGCCGCTCACCGACGCGGAGGTGCAGGCCGCTCGCGACGCGCTGCCCGCGCAGGGTGCTGTCGGTGGGGCGCTCGTCGAGGCGGATTTGGAGCCGCTGCTCGCCGCCATGGCCTGCCGCACGGCGGACACGGCGGTGCGGGGCGCGCGAGGCCTTGCGCAGCTCGGAGACGCTCGGGCGCTGGGCGCGCTGCTCCAGCTCTCCCGTGAGTCCGAGTCCGCCATCCGCCGTCAGGCCGCCACCTCGCTCCAGGCGCTGCAGGACCCGCGCGCCCGCGAGCGGCTGGTGTGGATGCTGGACGACTCGGACGCGGACGTGCGCGCCGCCGCGCTGGACGCGGTGGTGACGCTGGACTCGGACGCGCCGCTGTCCTCCGCCGAGGCCGCGCTGCGCTCCGGCCACGAGGACGTGCGCGTGCGCGGGCTCGACCGGCTGGTGAAGCTGGGCGCGGCGACGACGGGCGCGGAGCCGCTGCTCGGAGACGCGCTGGAGGACGAGTCCGCCAAGGTGCGCGGCGAGGCCTTCCGCACGCTGTGGGCGTGGAACGAGCAGGAGCCGCAGAAGGCGCTGGACCGCGCGCTCTCCGGCCGCTTCCCGGACCTGCGCAACCGCGCGGTGGAGGTGCTCTCGCAGCGCGGCACCGAGGGCTGGGCGCAGGAGCGCCTGCGCAAGTCGGTGGAGGACCGCGACGCGGGCGTGGCCACCGCCGCGTACGAGGCGTGGGTGAAGCAGGCCGGCAAGGAGAAGCCGGAGCCGCACCTCGCGGCGCTCGCGTCCACGCATGCCTCGCTGCGCATCGCCGGTGCGAAGGGCTCCGTCCACGCTCCGGCGGAGGCGCTGCGCTCGCCGCTGCTGAAGCTGGTGCAGGACGAGAATGTCGAGGTCGCCGTCGCCGCGCTGGAGGCGCTCGACAAGCTGGTGCCGAACGAGAACGGCCCGCTGCTGGCGGGCATCGCCGCGGCCCCGCTCCACGTGCGCGTGCGCGCCGCCGAGCTGCTGGCCCCGCGTGGCGCCGAGGACATCATCGAGCCGATGCGGCTCCTGATTACCGACAAGGACCTGGAGCGCCTCTACCCGCCCGCCTTCCTGAATCCGCTGCGCATCCGCGCCTCGCGCGCGCTGGCGTCGCTGGGCTCGCGGCGGCTGCTCAACTTCTTCGCCACCGTGCTGCTGCCGCACGAGCTGGGCGACATCCAGGAGCAGGGCGCCCGTGGCCTCGCCACCGCGAGCCGCCGGGGTGACGAGGGCTACCTGCTGGACGCGCTGGGGCACGCCAACGTGGCGGTGCGCTCGTGGGCGGCGGACGGCCTGTCCCGCCTGGGCGACGCGCGCGCCCTGCCCGTCCTCACCGGCAACCTGCGCCACGACCACCTGCCGATTCGGCTCGGCGCCATCCTCTCCTTCGCGGCGCTGGGCTCTGACGGTGACGGCGGCCTGTTGCACGGTCTGGAGGACCGCGCGCGCGAGGTGCAGGAGATGGTGTTCGCCATCGTCCTCGCTCGTGACCTGCGCGCCAACCGCCGGGGCGAGCCGCCCGACCTGCTCACCAGCGCCCTCTCCAGTGGAAGGCCGGAGGTGCGCTACGCCGCGGCCCGCGCGCTGGAATTGCGCACGGAAGCGGACGCGTCGCGCGCCCACCTGGTGGAGGCCCTGCTGCCGCCGCGCCCGGAGAAGGCCGGCGACATGAAGGAGTGGCCCGCCGAGGAGGACCGCGCCAGGCGCATGGTGGGGCTCGCCGAGGCGCTCTCCAGCGACCAGCCCGAGCAGCGCTACGCGGCGGCCCAGGTACTGCTGCTCCGCAACAAGCCGCTCGACTACTTCCGCGAAGCCCAGAAGGTCGCCCGTCCGCGCACGCTGGAGGCCCCGTGGAAGCCGGAGACGGCACCGGGCGCGTCCGCCGTGCAGACCGCTCCCGCGAAGAGCTGGCTGCGTCGCCTCTTCTCGGCGGTGAAGCCGGGCACGCCGGGGGCCACTCCCGAGGCGGCCACCAGCGCGGAGCGCCAGCACCTGCGCCGGCTCGCCTTCGGCGCCTACGTGGGCCTCTTGCGGCAGGTGTCCGCGGGCGACGACGAAGGCCACCGCGTGCGCCGCGACGCCGTGGACCGCGTGGTGAAGCTCACGCAGGAGGGCTACGCCGGCACGCCCGCCGCCGTGGCCGCCCTGCTGCGCGCCCTGGAGGACCCGCACCAGCTCGTCCGCAAGGCGGCGCTGGCGGGCCTCAAGGAGCTGTTCCCCGCCGGCAGCGATGAGCCGCTGGCGCTCGCGCTGGCCTCGCTCGCGCCCGACGTGGCCCGCGCCGCGCTGGATGAATTGTCGGAGCGCGGAGACGTGGCGAAGCCGCGCATCGCCGCCGCGCTCAACTCGCCGCTGGCGGACGTGCGCCGCTACGCCTTCGAGCTGCTGGAGAAGCTCAGCCCGCCCGGCAGCCTGGAGCCGCTGCTGGCCGCGCTGGGCAGCGAGCACGCGGACCTGCGCGTGGGCGTGATTGAACGGCTGGCCGGCGCCAACGACTCGCGCGTCACCGAGGCGCTGGGCCGGGCCATGGCCAGCGAGCACGAGGATTTGCGCCTGCGCGCCTCGGAGCTCTTGGCGTGGCGTGGGGATGACCGCGCGGTGGAGGTGCTCGCCGCCTTCCTGCGCTCGGAGAACGCGGCGGCCGCGAAGCGCTCGGTGGAGGCCCTGGCCCGGCTGGCCACGCCCGCCGCCGTGAGCGCGCTGGCCGCGCGGCTCCAGTCCGCTCCGGAGGCGAATGAGCGTCAGCGACTGGTGGTGGCCCTGGGCAACACGCGCCACGCCGACGCCCTGGACGTGCTGGCCCGCCGCTGCCTGGAGGACGAGTCCGCCGCCGTGCGCGCCGCCTGCATCAGCGCCGCGATGCATGTGGCCGGCACGGACGTGAAGAAGCGCGACGCGGCGCTGGCCGTGCGCTTCCTGAAGCAGGCGGTGAAGAGCCAGGACGCGGCGGTGCGGCAGGCCGCCGTGAAGGAACTGGAGCACGGCGCCGAGGCCGGCCAGTCCGAAGTCCTGGTGGGCCTCTTCGCGGACCGTGACGTCAACGTGCGCGCGGAGGCGGTGGCCCGCTACGCGAAGCGCGTCATCGAGCACGGCGCCAACGTGGAGCCGCTGGAAGAAGTGCTGCGCGGAGGCGCCCGCGAGCTGATGCTGCCCGCCGCGGAAGGCGTGGCGCACCAGGGCCGTGCGAGCGCGCTGCGTCCGCTGCTCCTCTACGCCCGCGCTGGCGAGGACGGCCAGCGCGAGCGCGCCCTGCTGGCCCTGGGCACGCTGGGCGATGCGCGCGCCCTCTCCGAGCTGGAGACGGTGGCCACGGGCGGCACGCCGGAGGCTCCGACGGAGCCCTCGATGGTGGTCGCCGCGATTGAGGGCCTGGGCCGCCTCGCCGCGAAGCTTCCGGACGGAGAGGACCGCCGCCGCGTCGAGGAGAAGGTGGAGGCCGCCGCCGTCGAGGGCACCTCGCTGGAGCTCCAGCAGGCCGGCATCCGGGGCCTGCGCGCCATCGGCGGCGAGCGCGCCCGCGTGAAGCTGGAGTCGCTGCTCGGCGACCCGGCCACGCACCTGTACGCCCGCACCACGGCGGCGCAGGAACTGGCGAAGCTCAAGGACCCCGAGGCGGAGACCGCCCTCGCGCTCGCGCTGGACGCGAACGAGCAGGACGTGCGCCGCGAAGCGCGCAAGGCGCTCGACGCGCTCTTCCCGAAGGAGCGCACGCGGGTGGAGTTCCACGCCGTGGCCAGCCGCCACGTGGACATCTCCGAGCCCGCCGCCGCGTACCTCTCCGACGAGGGAGACCCGGCCCTGCTGGTGCCCCGGCTGGCGACGCTCTCCAACGTGGCCCTGCGCCTGCGGCTGCGTCGCGGGCTCGCCCGGCGCGGCGCCCTGCCCGTCCCCGAGACGGTGGCGCTGCTCGGCAACGACAAGCCGGAGGCCCGCGAGGAGGCCGCGTCCCTCGTAGGCACGTGGACCGGCGAGGCGCGCGAGCCGGGCAAGGTGGACGTGCCCGCGCTGGCCCGCGCGCTGGTGACGGCCGAGCGCCGCACCGCCGCCGACTGGGCCGCCGCGCCCGCGCCGAAGCGCAACGCCCTGTCCGCCGCGTGGGAGCGGCTCCTGTGGGCCAGCTCCCGTCTGGGCGCCGCCGCCCTCTTCGACTCCGCGCGCACCATCCTCCAGGGTGGCGAGGCCGGAGCCCCCGCCCTGGTGCGCCAGGAGGCCGCGCGCGCCCTCGGACGGCTGGGCACGGCGGGCGGCTCGATGAGCCCCACGCCCGTCCTCTCCGACAAGGAGCGCGGCGCGGCGGCGGAAGTCCTCCGCGCGGCGCTGAGCGACCCGGATGCCCGGGTGCGCGCGGCGGCGGCGGATGCGCTGGCGAAGCTCGCCCCCGAGCGCGCCACGCCGTGGGCGCTGGAGGTGAAGCCCTTCGACCCGGTGGCCCTCGGCCCCACGGGTGTGAAGCCCGCGCAGGACGTGCTCACCACCTCCGAGGGCCGCCGCCTCGCGGTGCCCGCGCTGCTGGGCGCCAAGTCCGTGGCGCCGCTGATGGCCCTGGCGAAGACTGCGAAGGCCGACGTGAAGCAGGACGCCTGGGCCGCGCTGGGCCGGGCGGGAGGTGACGACGCGGCGAAGCTGCTGCACGACGCCGCCTTCGACAACTCGCAATCCGTGGAGCTGCGCAAGGCCGCCTGGCGCGCCCACAAACGTGCACGCCGCGCCGCCGAGCGCGCCCGGAAGGAAGGGACTCCGTCGTGA